ATTGGCATGAACTCCTACACCTTTTGCATAGGTTACTCCATTGAGGGTTAAGGTAGTTCCATCTCCATCTAGTTCCTCTCCATTACTTTTATCCAAGCCAATGGGCCCGTACCCATTTGCAATACTGAATGGCTTAAGATCAGACAAATAAGCAAATGTAGTACAATTAATATTGTTATCACTTTGAGTTTTCACCTTTGTAACATCTACAGCCTGACTGATCGTTATATTTCCGTTTACATCAGTTAAGTAACATCTATATGTTCCAGAACTTGCCGTGTAAGAAGCATTGGTACCCAAGGATGTCCCATTATAATTATTTCCGCTTACCCACCTGTAGCTGCTCGCACTAGGTGCTGTGAGCGTGACATTATTTCCACTTATGGCATAGCTAAGAGCGGGCTGCGTATTAGCTGCTTTTGAATTAGCACTTGAGAAAAAGGAAGGATTCAAACTATTCTTCCAATCAACAGCAAGGTCAAATATTCCAGAACCCGTAAAGTGTGTACCATCATCTCTTTTACCAATTCCTAGAATTCCATCTGTTGAAGGTCCTGCAAATACCTGTGAATCACCACTAATTACATTTGTTTGACCTGCAATTACAGCACTGCTGGCTGCTCCAAAAACATGACTCGCACGAGAGACCACCCACGGCATGGTATAATTTGGGTCAAAATCATTTCTAACAAAACTGATTAAAGAATTTAAACGAGATTGGTAGTCACCTGTTGAGGTACTCTGATGTGTGTCTGATTCACCTTGATGCCATAAAACAGCCTTCATTCCGAAAAGTGAATTATAATATGACATGGCAGTTTGTAATGTCCTATATGGCTGACCTATAGGATTACTAAAGTCACTACAAAATTGGTTGTTAGTAAAGGGATGAATAGTAGATTGACCATTCATACTTTGAGTGTAGTTCAAAACTGAGCTACCTATCGCTCCTCCATTAAAGAAAGCAACCGGAAACCCTGTTTGATTTACTAAGTCTTCACCTAGTTTACCGTAAGCCCAAGCATTTTCTCCTGTGATTCCTAATTTATCCGAAGCTGCAATTTGCCCCATAGTAGGGTAATCTGGAAAAGTAGTCGGACAAGGCAGGCTGAAGTTGTGTGATACAACTTTTTCATTGTTAGAGCCAAGATATCCATAACTTTCATCCCAACCTGTAGCATTTGACTGGCCGGCAATTAAAAATACATCTCCTACACCTACCCTATCTACTTGTGCACTTTGTTGTAGAACCCCTTCTTTCATTATTCTCACCTGAAGTGTGTACCATCCGGGCGGTACATTATTTAAACTACCATAAAATACACCTCTTGTAGGTCCTTTGTCTATAACTTTCCAATCAAATCCTGAAATAGCATTGTTCGTTCCAGGAGATACCAACCTAGCTTGTGCAGAAGTTGCCATGGTGGTACTATGAGAACCAGATACAATTAGGTTTGCGGTTCCGTTACCAGCTCCTGTTCTTTGATATACCGCTCTATTTATTGGATTACTGATTGTTACTTGTGCAATCGAACCAAAACTTGTGAGGGAGATTAAAAATGCAATAAAACATTTCAAGCTAGCAGAAGGATTGCTAAAACTGGTGATTAATAGTTTCGATTTCATTTGACTTTTAATACTAGAATCTCCAATTAAACTAACTAGAAATGTCCATTAATAACAAATGTAAGAAATTTTAGGCGTCTAGAATTGCCAAATAAGGTTTCTTTATTATTCGGTTAGGCACAAAAAAGCCCGCTTCCATTAAAAATGGAGCGGGCTCGATTTCAACCTTTCGGTTGCTCAATTACTTTACTTGATCTACAACTGCTTTGAATGCCTCAGGATGATTCATCGCAAGGTCAGCCAAAACTTTTCTGTTTAATTCGATTCCTTTTTGACTAAGTTTATTCATAAAAACCGAGTAAGACATGCCATGCATTCTTGCTCCAGCGTTGATACGAACGATCCATAGTTTACGAAAATTTCTTTTCTTCTGCTTACGGCCAGTGTACGCGTACACTAAACCTTTTTCAACGGCGTTTTTTGCAACCGTCCAAACATTTTTTCTGCGGCCAAAGTAACCTTTCGCCAGTTTAAGCACTTTTTTTCGTCTTGCTTTCGACGCTACATGATTTACACTACGTGGCATAATCTTTTAGTTTTTTGACTTGGGGCGTTCCAGTTATAGAATCTTTTTGTGCCTTTCGTCGGGTGAAACAATTGAACCAGAATTATAGAGCCAATAAGGCTTTAACTCTTTTTACATCTGTTGGATGTACAATAGTAGAAGAGGCAAGAATGCTCTTACGCTTCTTCGATTTTTTTGTTAAAATATGGCTGTGGAATGCATGCTTACGCACAATTTTCCCCGTGCCAGTTAATTTGAAACGTTTTTTCGCTCCAGAGTTTGTTTTTTGCTTTGGCATCGTTAAACAGTTTATTTGTTAATCAATAAGTAAATTGGGCTGCAAAGGTAGTGAAAATAGTTATTTTAAACAATTAGGAATTTTATATTTAAAAGAACTTCCAAGCCAAGCCCCTAGGTTGTAAATTTGAGGTCGAATCAGTGAATCTATAAAACTCCATCAATGCAATTTTCGCATCTGCATAATCATACCCAATTTTCTTTACTTGACGGTGCCTCATCCATAAAAAAATTATTCCAAAAAGCGGCCGCAGATAACATGCCAGCAGTCGCAATTACCGACCATGGTAACATGTTTGGAGTCTTTGACTTTGTGGCAGAATCTGCAAAGCATAATGTAAAGCCAATAGTCGGATGTGAGTTCTATGTAGTTGAAGACCATACAATTAAGCAATTTACAAAAGAGAAAAAAGATGTTCGTTGTCATCAATTGCTTTTGGCCAAAAGCCCACTTGGCTACAAAAACTTAACTAAATTATGTTCTCTTGGCTACATGGAAGGACTCTATGGAAAGTACCCAAGAGTAACCAAAAAACTCATTGAGAAATACAAAGAAGGTTTGATTGCCACTACCTGTTGTATAGGTGCCTCAGTGCCTCAGGCTATTTTAAAAAATGGTGAAAAAGAAGGCGAACGTGAATTCAAATGGTGGCTGGATCAGTTTGGCGAAGACTACTATATTGAGATTCAGCGTCACGACATTCCTGAGCAAAACACCGTAAATAAACTTTTACTCAAGTGGGCAAAAGAATATAATGTTAAAGTAATTGCCTCCAATGACAGTCACTATGTAGACCAAGCCGACTGGGTAGCACATGATATATTATTATGTATCAATACCAACGAAAAGCTATCAACTCCATCAAAAAAGGATTTTAATGGTGACGAAACTGGCGGTAGTAGAGATTCAAGGTTTGCTTTTTTTAATGACCAGTTTTATTTCAAAAATACGCAGGAAATGTCGACGCTTTTCAGCGACATTCCTCAGGCGATAGATAATACCAATGAGATTGTTGACAAGGTTGAAAAACTTGAGCTCAAGCAAGATATCCTCCTTCCCAATTTCCCTATTCCCGAAAAATTTAAGGTTCACGCCGATGACAAGGAAAACCAATGGGAATACTTAAAACACCTCACTTATGAAGGTGCGATGAAACGGTATGGCGAAATCCCAGAACTCACAAGAGAACGTATAGACTTTGAGCTCTTCACCATTAAGACAATGGGGTTTGCTGGGTACTTCCTTATTGTAATGGACTTTATTCAGGCTGGTCGTGACCTTGGTGTTATGATTGGTCCTGGTCGTGGATCTGCTGCAGGTTCGGTGGTAGCATATTGTATTGCCATTACTAATATTGACCCCATTAAATACAACTTACTTTTCGAGCGATTTTTGAATCCCGATCGTAAGTCGATGCCCGATATTGATACTGACTTTGACGATGAAGGTCGTCAAAAAGTTATTGATTATGTGGTAGAGAAATATGGTAAAAACCAAGTAGCACAGATCATTACTTACGGTACAATGGCAACAAAGTCTGCCATAAAAGATGTGGCACGAGTAATGGAAATGCCACTCTCTGATGCCAATTACATTGCGAAGATGGTACCCGACAAACCATCATACGGAATAAGTTTTGAGAAACTAATCCATTATCCCGAAGTAGGAAGTAAAAGCTTGCAATCGCTTGGTTTACAGCCAGAAGAAGTTCAAAACGTAAGAAAAATACGTGAATTATATAAAGGAAATGGACTTGAAGCCAAAGTACTCAAGCAAGCAGAAAAGCTTGAAGGAACTGTAAGAAATACTGGTATACATGCTGCAGGGGTAATTATTGCTCCGTATGACTTATCGGATATTGTTCCTGTTGCTGCTTCCAAAGATTCCGATTGGCTTGTTACTCAATATGAAGGGAAAATAATTGAAGATGCTGGTGTAATTAAAATGGACTTCTTGGGTTTAAGAAACCTAACCATTTTGAAGGAAGCTCTCAGGATGATCGATGAGAATCATGGGCAAGGTATTGACAGGGAAAATGCCACTGAATTTCAAAAGCGAACTTTAGATCTCATAGAAGGTGGAATAGACTATATACCACTTGATGATGCTGCCACTTTTGAATTATTTCAAAGAGGTGAAACAAACGCTATTTTCCAGTTTGAGTCCGACGGGATGAAAAAGCACATGAGAGACCTGAAACCTGACCGTTTCGATGACCTCATTGCCATGAACGCCTTGTACCGACCAGGACCAATGGCGTATATTCCCGATTTTATTGCTCGTAAGCATGGAAAGCAAGAAATCACCTATGACCTTCCAGAAATGGAAGAATACCTGGCAGAGACTTACGGAATCACTGTCTACCAAGAGCAAGTGATGCTTTTGAGTCAAAAGCTAGGGAACTTCACAAAGGGAGATGCTGATGTATTGCGTAAAGCAATGGGTAAAAAGCAGCTTGAAGTCCTGAACAAAATGAAGGCGAAATTCATGGAAGGTGGAACAGCCAATGGACATGAAGCCAAAATTTTGGAGAAGATATGGGTTGACTGGGAAAAATTTGCACAATATGCCTTTAACAAATCTCACTCTACCTGTTATGCTTTTGTGGCATATCAAACTGCCTATTTAAAAGCACATTACCCTTCAGAGTACATGGCTGGTGTACTTACAACTCAGCTAGGAAACATTGACAAAATCACCTTCTTTATGGAAGAGTGTAAGTCACTCGGTCTGAATGTCCTAGGACCAAATATTAATGAGTCTGATAGACGTTTTAGTGTGAACATGCAAGGTGACATTCGATTTGGACTTGGTGCGATCAAGGGGACTGGCGATGCCGCTGTAGAATCTATTATAGAGCAAAGAAAAGCTGATGGCCCATTCACGGATGTGTATGACTTTATAACTAGAGTAAACTTACGTACTGTCAACAAGAAGACACTTGAATCTTTGGTTTACGCTGGTGCATTTGACTGTTTCGAAGAGTTCAATAGAGCTCAGTACTTCAGTGCACTAAGCGGCTCAACATTTATAGAAACCCTCATTCGTTATGCTAATAAGGTAGAAAGTGACAAGTTATCTGCCCAAATGGACATCTTTGGCGGTGGAAACTCCGAGGACAGCTTGGCTTCATCCATGCCTCAACCCGATAGGATTGAAGATTGGGGAAATATTGAAAAACTGAAGTATGAAAAGGACGTGGTTGGTTTCTATATATCTGGTCATCCACTAGACCAATTCTCCATAGAGATGGGTCTTTGTCGTCCATTAGATGAGTTGATCAATGAAGAAAACCTAGACAAGGATTTTAGTATTGGTGGAGTGATTACGCAAGTTCAAATGCGACAATCTAAAAATGGAAATCCATTTGCCATATTCAAGATTGAGGATTACACCTCGTCTCTCGAAATGATGTTATTTGGAAAGGATTATGTCAACTTTTCCAATTACCTCACCGAAGGCCTCTTTCTATTTATCAAAGGCAGAGTGCAGTCTCGCTGGAATAGAGCAGACGAGTTTGAATTCAAACCATTCTCCATGGAGCTTTTGCAAAATGTAAAAGAGAAGTATTTCAAAGAAGTGAATCTCAAAGTAAATCTTGAGGACATCACCAAAGAAATGATCTCCGAACTCCAAGAAGTTAGTAAATCTAACCCCGGAAAATACGACCTGAAATTAAAAGTAATTGATCACGAAAGTGAGATTGACCTTGTCTTATTTTCTCGAAACACTAAAATTGACATTGGCACTAATATCTTCAAAAAACTGCAAGAAATTGTAGGGGAGAAAAGTGTGAGTTTGGGTTGATTGGGAAGTTGGGAAGTTGGGAAGTTGGGAAGTTGGGAAGTTGGGAAGTTGGGAAGTTGGGAAGTTGGGAAGTTGGGAAGTTGGGAAGTTCAAAAAACAGTTGCTTATTTTTTAATACTTCTAAGATTATTAGATGAATTGAAAATGTAAAATCTTTTTTCAAAAAGACACAGAATTACTCCTTGCAATCTTTACTTTTCTTAAAGGATCTCCCTTTTAAGAAAAGTAAAGTACTAACAAATAGATAGCTACACGATTTATAAACCAACTGTCAAATTTATTTCATCACTTAATTCCAAATTTAAAGTTTATTCTCTTTTACCATTTTTAAGCTCAGCTTTGAGAGCTTTCAATTCTTCCCATTTTCCAGCAGCTGCAAGTGCTGCTTGCTCGGGCCATGTGGTTGGATTATTGGCATTGTATCTTGTTCCGCCACGAGTAAGCATTATGTTTTTGAGATCTTCAGCTTTCGACTTTGCTACTTGATCGAATGTCGTTATTCCATCCATTCCAAGCAGCTCTTTAATTTTTGGCCCAATACCCTCTATAAGGGTTAAGTCAGGAGTTCTTACGGCTCTTGGCTTTCGTGCAACTGTAGGCTTTGCTACTATCGTTTCGGGCTTCGCAACTGGAGCTTTTTCTACTTTGGGCTGTTCGGCTTTCACTGCTGGCTTTGTAGTTGAAATCTCCTCCTTCGCAGCTACAGTCTTTGGTTTTACCACAGGAGTTTTAACTGCTACTGTGATTTTACGCTCAACTTTAGGCTTTGCAACTTGTGGCTTGGTAGTTTTGGCTTTTGGTGTAGATTTCGATACCGTATTTTTAGTATTATCAATAGGTTTTT
This portion of the Spirosomataceae bacterium TFI 002 genome encodes:
- a CDS encoding Fibronectin type III domain-containing protein, with protein sequence MKSKLLITSFSNPSASLKCFIAFLISLTSFGSIAQVTISNPINRAVYQRTGAGNGTANLIVSGSHSTTMATSAQARLVSPGTNNAISGFDWKVIDKGPTRGVFYGSLNNVPPGWYTLQVRIMKEGVLQQSAQVDRVGVGDVFLIAGQSNATGWDESYGYLGSNNEKVVSHNFSLPCPTTFPDYPTMGQIAASDKLGITGENAWAYGKLGEDLVNQTGFPVAFFNGGAIGSSVLNYTQSMNGQSTIHPFTNNQFCSDFSNPIGQPYRTLQTAMSYYNSLFGMKAVLWHQGESDTHQSTSTGDYQSRLNSLISFVRNDFDPNYTMPWVVSRASHVFGAASSAVIAGQTNVISGDSQVFAGPSTDGILGIGKRDDGTHFTGSGIFDLAVDWKNSLNPSFFSSANSKAANTQPALSYAISGNNVTLTAPSASSYRWVSGNNYNGTSLGTNASYTASSGTYRCYLTDVNGNITISQAVDVTKVKTQSDNNINCTTFAYLSDLKPFSIANGYGPIGLDKSNGEELDGDGTTLTLNGVTYAKGVGVHANSELVYLLPSNKFFNFIADIGIDDEVGSLGKVKFQIFNDNTMIYESPEMTGSSSTITVNQSIIGVTKLRLKVVDINGFGYDHGDWANARLTCTPPDLVPPSNPSNLTVVNQLTKCFGLTWTASTDNIGVGGYYVFLNGNNVATLAANQLSYSFTNLTKNTAYTVAVQAFDVYGNLSSIISLPTTTLDLIADYPGSSNPLFGDICVNTVEIPDKIPNGGLFEFVSGPSPYTLNASTGGFSSSVLGFFGIKYTIDKGGVCEDVLNVNVRTNTKPSPTSITGGPTLINIGTSADFTSAGCVGGHTWQDNSNQSTLSFSPSDTTKVFVFCRNNGCLSDTSNQILVKVIPDCPNAFNLVSTKDDLNGTPPSLYFKASTKIDAENKLSGSSTTYYKAGKSIFLKPGFNADSGTVFSATIEGCP
- a CDS encoding large subunit ribosomal protein L20 gives rise to the protein MPRSVNHVASKARRKKVLKLAKGYFGRRKNVWTVAKNAVEKGLVYAYTGRKQKKRNFRKLWIVRINAGARMHGMSYSVFMNKLSQKGIELNRKVLADLAMNHPEAFKAVVDQVK
- a CDS encoding LSU ribosomal protein L35P, yielding MPKQKTNSGAKKRFKLTGTGKIVRKHAFHSHILTKKSKKRKSILASSTIVHPTDVKRVKALLAL
- a CDS encoding DNA polymerase III, alpha subunit, giving the protein MQFSHLHNHTQFSLLDGASSIKKLFQKAAADNMPAVAITDHGNMFGVFDFVAESAKHNVKPIVGCEFYVVEDHTIKQFTKEKKDVRCHQLLLAKSPLGYKNLTKLCSLGYMEGLYGKYPRVTKKLIEKYKEGLIATTCCIGASVPQAILKNGEKEGEREFKWWLDQFGEDYYIEIQRHDIPEQNTVNKLLLKWAKEYNVKVIASNDSHYVDQADWVAHDILLCINTNEKLSTPSKKDFNGDETGGSRDSRFAFFNDQFYFKNTQEMSTLFSDIPQAIDNTNEIVDKVEKLELKQDILLPNFPIPEKFKVHADDKENQWEYLKHLTYEGAMKRYGEIPELTRERIDFELFTIKTMGFAGYFLIVMDFIQAGRDLGVMIGPGRGSAAGSVVAYCIAITNIDPIKYNLLFERFLNPDRKSMPDIDTDFDDEGRQKVIDYVVEKYGKNQVAQIITYGTMATKSAIKDVARVMEMPLSDANYIAKMVPDKPSYGISFEKLIHYPEVGSKSLQSLGLQPEEVQNVRKIRELYKGNGLEAKVLKQAEKLEGTVRNTGIHAAGVIIAPYDLSDIVPVAASKDSDWLVTQYEGKIIEDAGVIKMDFLGLRNLTILKEALRMIDENHGQGIDRENATEFQKRTLDLIEGGIDYIPLDDAATFELFQRGETNAIFQFESDGMKKHMRDLKPDRFDDLIAMNALYRPGPMAYIPDFIARKHGKQEITYDLPEMEEYLAETYGITVYQEQVMLLSQKLGNFTKGDADVLRKAMGKKQLEVLNKMKAKFMEGGTANGHEAKILEKIWVDWEKFAQYAFNKSHSTCYAFVAYQTAYLKAHYPSEYMAGVLTTQLGNIDKITFFMEECKSLGLNVLGPNINESDRRFSVNMQGDIRFGLGAIKGTGDAAVESIIEQRKADGPFTDVYDFITRVNLRTVNKKTLESLVYAGAFDCFEEFNRAQYFSALSGSTFIETLIRYANKVESDKLSAQMDIFGGGNSEDSLASSMPQPDRIEDWGNIEKLKYEKDVVGFYISGHPLDQFSIEMGLCRPLDELINEENLDKDFSIGGVITQVQMRQSKNGNPFAIFKIEDYTSSLEMMLFGKDYVNFSNYLTEGLFLFIKGRVQSRWNRADEFEFKPFSMELLQNVKEKYFKEVNLKVNLEDITKEMISELQEVSKSNPGKYDLKLKVIDHESEIDLVLFSRNTKIDIGTNIFKKLQEIVGEKSVSLG
- a CDS encoding Predicted 5' DNA nuclease, flap endonuclease-1-like, helix-3-turn-helix (H3TH) domain, with the protein product MKKELHQLDKMVSDGKILEAFDKFFHENVITWSDKKDRTTSKKEKRSFLVDFFDKMKSLDQFKFHDSIIDGNTSYSKFTFTFTNQDDERLRWHEIIRREWKDGLVVDEYYFNDSFSDLKKKIEKKSSSSKDKKKVKSSAKKGKASSKIKKDSGVAKAEGFEQLVADQKPIDNTKNTVSKSTPKAKTTKPQVAKPKVERKITVAVKTPVVKPKTVAAKEEISTTKPAVKAEQPKVEKAPVAKPETIVAKPTVARKPRAVRTPDLTLIEGIGPKIKELLGMDGITTFDQVAKSKAEDLKNIMLTRGGTRYNANNPTTWPEQAALAAAGKWEELKALKAELKNGKRE